One genomic segment of Theobroma cacao cultivar B97-61/B2 chromosome 6, Criollo_cocoa_genome_V2, whole genome shotgun sequence includes these proteins:
- the LOC18595570 gene encoding F-box protein At5g07610 — translation MGSRNASELNLISDTDVMIDILLRLPLKTLMGCKCVCKWWNNLISDPTFKSNYSRRNPQYYVSGFFLQNFLFLELRSELLFFPYEGQIDAAPEPSLSFIEDDKGVEGVRIEDSCNGLLLCSSFPGQEKHRPYYLCKPTTKQYLPLPYLECRNVFSSTIAYDPNKSPHYKIVCICDSYLSENHCQIKIFSPVTGSWKVSGKPFSVFDEGMLFNRGVFLNGILHWIGRRNLALRFDLEREVMLTMPMPPIQEGWTERKVRYFGESGGHLFLIETYGALTAGIDVKEMKSDYSGWFVKYHLNLDTVAFHSPGIRRNYKLAILHIAHQHVGDEDESFMVIHVPGEFVSFKLKDNTLKELQTNNQVNEDLGLWYSWEGVYPYSNADCYL, via the coding sequence ATGGGTTCTAGGAATGCATCAGAATTGAATCTAATCAGCGATACAGATGTCATGATTGATATATTACTAAGGCTACCATTGAAGACTTTGATGGGATGCAAGTGTGTCTGCAAATGGTGGAATAACCTCATCTCAGACCCTACTTTCAAGTCCAATTATTCGCGAAGAAACCCCCAGTACTATGTCTCTGGATTCTTCCTGCAGAATTTCTTGTTTCTTGAGCTGCGCTCAGAATTGTTATTTTTCCCATATGAAGGACAAATTGATGCTGCCCCTGAGCCATCTCTCTCTTTCATTGAGGACGATAAAGGTGTTGAAGGTGTTCGTATAGAAGATTCCTGCAATGGGCTTCTCCTATGCAGCAGCTTCCCTGGCCAAGAAAAACATCGCCCATACTACCTCTGTAAACCAACTACAAAGCAGTATCTTCCCCTGCCTTATCTGGAATGCAGAAATGTATTCAGCAGTACCATTGCGTATGATCCTAACAAGTCACCTCATTACAAGATTGTATGCATTTGTGATTCCTATTTGTCAGAAAATCATTGCCAGATAAAGATATTCAGTCCAGTCACAGGCTCATGGAAAGTCTCGGGTAAACCATTCTCTGTTTTTGATGAAGGAATGTTGTTCAACAGAGGAGTCTTCCTCAATGGTATATTACATTGGATCGGCAGGAGAAATCTGGCGCTTCGATTCGATTTGGAAAGAGAAGTTATGCTGACAATGCCGATGCCTCCTATTCAAGAAGGATGGACAGAACGGAAGGTGAGGTATTTTGGTGAATCAGGAGGccatttatttctaattgaGACCTATGGTGCCCTTACTGCTGGAATTGATGTGAAGGAGATGAAATCTGACTATTCTGGTTGGTTTGTCAAGTACCATCTCAATCTTGATACGGTAGCATTCCATAGTCCAGGAATAAGAAGAAATTACAAGTTAGCTATATTACATATTGCTCACCAGCATGTAGGGGATGAAGATGAGTCATTCATGGTGATACATGTTCCAGGTGAATTTGTCAGTTTTAAACTTAAAGATAACACTTTGAAGGAGCTCCAGACAAATAATCAAGTGAACGAGGATCTGGGGTTGTGGTATTCATGGGAAGGAGTGTATCCTTATTCAAACGCTGACTGTTATCTTTAA